In Deinococcus sp. Marseille-Q6407, a single window of DNA contains:
- a CDS encoding glycosyltransferase: MRVSIVLEQRFLHTPDGATYDNGHATAAHWQRYLATFEEVQVVGRSQLVSAVPPGYRRVDAPGVTVLHVPSYQGPVGLLRRLPAVVRTLQRGIEPEDAVIVRLSGLLGHLAAALRQAQHRPFAAEVINDPYMGYGPAGTQHPLRPLFRVVLTGLTQRQCRQAGAVQYVTREALQRRYPPRRRVPSFGVSDVHLPPEAFREAPRAYSGPGPLAVLVGSLEQPHKAVDVAIGALALLRRRGQNVRLRIVGDGPLRSALEAQAEQAGVAAAVEFAGQRSTPQAVRADLAAAELFLIPSRTEGLPRALLEAQAQALPAIGSAVGGIPELLPPEYLVPPDNAQALADVWGRLAADPAALSAASARNLALARGYADDVLDRERTAFQRVVRSQATRKERP, translated from the coding sequence TTGCGTGTTTCTATCGTTCTGGAACAGCGCTTCCTGCATACGCCTGACGGTGCCACCTATGACAACGGCCACGCTACCGCAGCACACTGGCAGCGCTACCTGGCGACTTTCGAGGAAGTGCAGGTGGTGGGCCGCTCGCAGCTGGTGTCCGCAGTGCCGCCGGGCTACCGCCGGGTGGACGCTCCGGGGGTCACGGTGCTGCATGTTCCCTCTTACCAGGGGCCAGTAGGCCTGCTGCGGCGCTTGCCGGCTGTGGTGCGGACCCTGCAGCGCGGCATTGAGCCTGAAGATGCCGTCATCGTGCGGCTCTCGGGCCTGCTGGGACATCTGGCCGCTGCCCTGCGGCAGGCCCAGCACCGCCCTTTTGCTGCTGAGGTCATCAATGATCCCTATATGGGCTACGGCCCGGCGGGCACCCAGCATCCCCTGCGGCCGCTGTTCCGGGTGGTGTTGACGGGGCTGACGCAGCGGCAATGCCGCCAAGCCGGCGCTGTGCAGTACGTGACCAGAGAAGCGTTGCAGCGCCGCTACCCTCCGCGCCGTAGGGTGCCTTCCTTTGGCGTGTCAGACGTTCACTTGCCTCCTGAAGCGTTCCGGGAAGCTCCCCGGGCTTATAGCGGCCCGGGCCCATTGGCGGTGCTGGTAGGCAGTCTGGAGCAGCCGCACAAAGCGGTGGACGTTGCCATTGGGGCGCTGGCTCTGCTGCGGCGCCGGGGGCAGAATGTCCGGCTGCGCATTGTCGGGGACGGGCCTCTGCGCTCAGCCTTGGAAGCGCAGGCTGAGCAGGCGGGCGTGGCTGCGGCAGTCGAATTTGCTGGGCAACGCAGTACCCCGCAGGCCGTGCGTGCCGACCTGGCGGCCGCCGAGCTGTTTCTGATTCCGTCGCGGACCGAGGGCCTGCCGCGCGCTTTGCTGGAGGCTCAGGCTCAGGCTCTGCCGGCCATCGGCTCGGCGGTCGGCGGCATTCCTGAGCTGCTGCCGCCCGAATATCTGGTACCCCCGGACAACGCACAGGCACTGGCAGATGTCTGGGGCCGGCTGGCAGCCGATCCAGCGGCCCTCAGCGCGGCCAGTGCCCGTAACCTGGCG
- a CDS encoding glycosyltransferase, protein MNPAASPSSQPPVRVLHLTGNLDRGGIETWLVNVFRRADPAQVQMDILIASPEPHTGEYEAELRARGARIFHLPPTGQLPQFLRAYRRVLRTYGPYDIVHSHIHHFGGLLLWVARLAGVPARVATSHNDTAQIDRQARGARAIYLRLTQSALQNSVTHRTAVSQAAANALFGPDWRAQGVQIINLGVDLTALQTPRPTDELRQQLQLRPAQVLGCVAQLRPEKNHLFLLDVLAEYHRRHGPAYVLLIGEGAERPAIEKRAEQLGLSEWVRLLGSRADVADLLWLMDAFVLPSHFEGLCLAFIEAQAAGLPCVVSTGVPITSDDVRFPFIDVARLPLSDGPVVWADAVADALAHGRHAPPRMGFDISEGVRELTDFYLRAGRGEQP, encoded by the coding sequence GTGGCATCGAAACCTGGCTGGTCAACGTATTTCGCCGCGCCGATCCTGCCCAGGTGCAGATGGACATTCTGATTGCCAGCCCCGAGCCGCATACCGGCGAGTACGAGGCCGAGCTGCGGGCCCGGGGCGCCCGGATCTTTCATTTGCCGCCTACCGGCCAGCTCCCGCAATTTTTGCGGGCCTACCGCCGTGTGCTGCGGACTTACGGGCCTTATGACATCGTGCACAGCCATATCCACCATTTCGGTGGGCTGCTGCTGTGGGTGGCGCGGCTGGCCGGGGTGCCGGCGCGGGTAGCGACCAGCCATAACGACACGGCGCAGATCGACCGTCAGGCGCGTGGGGCGCGGGCCATCTACCTGCGCCTAACACAAAGTGCATTGCAGAACTCGGTTACCCACCGCACGGCGGTCAGCCAGGCGGCCGCGAATGCGCTGTTTGGCCCCGACTGGCGTGCCCAGGGAGTGCAGATCATCAACCTGGGTGTTGACCTGACCGCTCTGCAGACGCCACGGCCCACTGACGAGTTGCGCCAGCAGCTCCAGCTGCGGCCGGCGCAGGTGCTCGGCTGTGTGGCGCAGCTGCGGCCTGAGAAGAACCACCTGTTTTTGCTGGACGTGCTGGCTGAGTATCACCGGCGGCATGGCCCAGCTTACGTACTGTTGATCGGAGAAGGCGCCGAACGCCCGGCCATCGAAAAGCGCGCCGAGCAGCTGGGCCTCAGCGAGTGGGTCAGGCTGCTGGGGTCCCGCGCCGACGTGGCTGATCTGCTGTGGCTGATGGACGCTTTCGTCTTGCCCTCGCATTTTGAGGGCCTCTGTCTGGCCTTTATTGAGGCTCAGGCCGCCGGGCTGCCCTGCGTGGTGTCCACCGGCGTGCCGATTACCTCCGACGACGTCCGTTTCCCCTTTATTGATGTGGCAAGGCTGCCGCTCAGCGATGGGCCGGTCGTCTGGGCCGACGCGGTCGCGGACGCCCTCGCGCACGGCCGGCATGCCCCACCCAGGATGGGGTTTGACATTTCAGAAGGGGTCCGTGAGCTGACCGACTTCTACCTGCGGGCCGGGCGCGGGGAACAGCCGTGA
- a CDS encoding O-antigen ligase family protein, translating into MALTVIWTYFSPAIPQTLGQLLPRGLGVSGPWESYYLHHERGLGTVGYNHAHVAAMVLLQGALLMMLRPAKANTWVLLGIVVACFLSGARAGLVGALLFMLLESLRMPLRSTLLILLAGVAGLLAAPYLQDQLDSLVARQATILQAGNTENLAGRGEIWQTYLRNLMADPVRLLLGSGLGSGIANNGSNAHMMVLQVLYETGLAGLTVMVMLFWKLMTRLYALRSRRAGIGLNVLIGLWATTFATETLYPNSAFGSFLPLLALAMVVALTPEAPASGFSASRFQPPIVERRK; encoded by the coding sequence ATGGCCCTGACGGTCATCTGGACCTATTTTTCGCCGGCCATTCCCCAGACTTTAGGGCAGCTGCTGCCGCGCGGCCTGGGGGTTTCCGGGCCGTGGGAATCGTATTACCTGCATCATGAGCGCGGCCTGGGCACCGTAGGCTACAACCACGCGCATGTGGCGGCGATGGTACTGCTGCAGGGCGCTCTGCTGATGATGCTGCGCCCCGCCAAAGCCAACACCTGGGTACTGCTGGGCATCGTGGTGGCCTGTTTTCTGTCGGGGGCGCGGGCGGGCCTGGTGGGAGCGCTGTTGTTCATGCTGCTGGAAAGCCTGCGGATGCCGCTGCGCTCCACCCTGCTGATCTTGCTGGCCGGGGTGGCTGGCCTGCTGGCTGCGCCTTACCTGCAAGATCAGCTCGATAGCCTGGTGGCGCGGCAGGCCACCATTCTGCAGGCTGGCAACACCGAGAACCTGGCCGGGCGCGGTGAAATCTGGCAGACCTATCTCCGGAACCTGATGGCCGATCCGGTCCGGCTGCTGCTGGGCAGTGGGCTGGGCTCCGGCATTGCCAACAACGGCTCCAACGCTCACATGATGGTTCTACAGGTCCTTTACGAGACCGGTCTGGCGGGCCTGACCGTCATGGTTATGCTGTTCTGGAAGCTGATGACACGCCTGTATGCGCTGCGAAGCCGCCGCGCTGGCATTGGCCTGAATGTGCTGATCGGTCTATGGGCCACGACCTTCGCCACCGAGACCCTCTATCCCAACTCGGCTTTCGGGTCGTTCCTGCCGCTGCTGGCCCTGGCCATGGTGGTGGCCCTGACGCCTGAAGCTCCTGCGAGCGGCTTTTCCGCTTCCAGATTCCAGCCGCCTATAGTAGAAAGAAGGAAATAA